Within the Magnetospirillum sp. genome, the region GGCAACGGTCGCAACCGATGCGGCCAACCGTGCGGCCGGAACCGCCGACAGGCCGTTGCGCTTGACGTTGTCGGTCAGCATCGTGAGGTCGCGCACCATCTCGAAACGCTCGAGTTCGATCGCTTCGTTGAACAAAGGATCGCGCTGCTTGAGCTGCGCCATGCCGCCCTTGGGATCGGCAAGCGCGTCGCGCACGCCCGCGATCGATGCGCGCACGAAGCGGCGAACCGTCTCGGGATTGCGCGCGGCAAACGACTGGCTCACGATCAAGGCCGAGCCCAGCAAATCCACGCCGTAGTCGTTGTAGCGATAGACCATCAATTCGGAAGGCTGCACGCCCGCCATTTTGATGTTGAACACGCTCGTCGAGATGAACCCGGTGACACCGTCGACCTGGCGCTGGACGAGCAAGGTTTCGCGCAGCTGCGGCGTCACGGTCTGCCAATTGATGCGCGCAAGATCGATGCCTTGGGCGCGCGCGAAAGCCGGGAACAGCATGCGGCCCGCATCGGCCTCGGGCGCTGCGAGCTTCAGCCCTTCGAGCCCCTTGGGGTTTGCGACCGCGCCTTTGCGCAGGATCACGGCGGCAAGCGACTGGTCCATGACCAGCAGCACGCCTGTGATCTTGTCCGTGTTGGCGGGGTTGGCGTTGAACGGGATCACCGTGTTGAGATCGGCATAGCCGATATCGTACGCCCCCGACGCGACCTTGGTGACCGTATCGCCCGAGCCGAAGCCGCGATCCATCGACACGGCGAGGCCTTCGCGCGCGTAATGGCCCTTGTCGAGCGCCATCGTGAAAACGGCATGGTTGCCCTGCAGCGCCCAATCGAGCGCGAATTTGACGGGCGTTTGCGCTTGCGCGGAGGCGGCCGTTGCGGCGGCGGCGACGCAGAAGGCGGCGGCAAGCTTAGCGGTACGTTTCAGCATCGAAAATCCCCCCGGATCGTGATGGCACTTGTGCGACACTGCCAGCCGCCTGCAGGAAGGTCAATCTGCGGTGCAGGGCTAGGGGAGCTCCATTCGCGCATGGGTTTTGTCGAAGCATTTTGGGGTGGTTTTGCAAGCCTCGGCGGCCCGTCGCGACTGCCGCTGCTGCTGCCCTTTGCGGCGCTGCTGCGGCTGGCTGGCCCCCTGTCGCTGCGCGCAACTTCTGTGTGGGTCGTCGCCTTTTGCATCGGCTTTGCCGCCAGCCTTGGCGGGCTCGAATTTGCCGGCATCGAAACCGCCCGCTTCTGGGGCTGGATCGTGCTGGCTGCAGGGCTCGGGCTTGCCGGCTTCGGCCTCGCCGCAACCGGGGCCTTCGGACAACCGCACCCGCCGGGACCAGCGATGGCAGCCCTCCTTGGCGCGTGCATGGCCTTCGGTGCCACGCCGTTTCGCGGGCCGGTCCTGCAGGCGACGGAAGCACTTGGTTTCTATGCGCTCGGCGCTTGCGTCGGCGCCTTAGCCGTGGCGGCGGCGTTGCGCCCGCTGTTGCACCGGGCCCCCTCGCCCGCATTCTGCGGCGTGGCGCTTATGGCTGCGGGCGGGCTGATCGCGATGGGGGCCTATGCCGGGCTCGGCTTCTGGCTGATCGAGTGGATGCCGGCGCTTGCGCAACTCGGCTAATGTCGGTGTTTAGTTCCTTTGCGTTGCGCGCGGCGGGCTGGTTGCGTCAAGAAAATCCGCAGCTTGCCCCTCGCGCAAGAGCGCCCTAGTTTGCCTCGCAAGAACACTTCCAAGCTGGAGAAATCGTCCGCATGAAACCGCTTCTTTCCGCGCTGTTCGGTCTGGCTCTCGGTGCGGCAAGCCTGCCCGCCGCGGTTGCCGCCCAAACGCCGCCCGCCCCCGCTGCTGCCGCCCCCGCTGCAGGCCGCGTGCTCGTCGCCACCTGCACCGGCTGTCACGGCCAGAACGGCAAGAGTGCGGGGGCAATTCCGACCCTCGCCGGACAGAGCGAAGCGCAGATCCGCCAGGCGATGCTCGACTACAAAAACGACCGCCGCGCGGGCACGATGATGAACCGCCACGCCAAAGGCTTCAGCGACGATGAGATCGGCGCCATCGCGCGCGAAATCGCGACGAATTGGCGCTAAGGGAGATCGCACACATGGCTCAATTCAAACTCTCGCGGCGCGCGTTCGGCGCCTCGCTCCTCGCATCGAGTGCCTTGTCGGCCTGCGCCATCCGCACCGAGCCTGCACCCAAGGCCCGCGTGGTGGTCGTGGGCGGCGGCTTCGGCGGGGCAACCGCCGCCAAGTTCCTGCGCCTGGAGGATCCGGGCATTGCGGTCACACTCGTCGAACCCAAATCCGAATTCCAGACCTGCCCGTTTTCGAACTACGTGCTGTCCGGCTTCAAGACGATGGCCGATATCACGCACAATTATTCGGCCCTCACAGGTACGCATGGCGTGCGCCATATCCGCGAGACGGCCGTGGCGATCGATGCGGCTGCCAAAACCGTGCGCACAAGCGGCGGCCAGACGCTTGCCTACGACAAGCTCGTGCTGTCGCCCGGCATCGAGATCCGCTACGGCGCCCTCGAGGGCTACGATGCAGCCGCTGCCGAGCGCATGCCGCACGCGTGGGCCGCAGGGGCACAGACGGTGCTGCTGCGCCGCCAACTCGAAGCCATGCCGGATGGCGGGACGGTCGTGCTGTCGATCCCGGCCAACCCGTTCCGCTGCCCGCCGGGCCCGTACGAACGCATCGCGATGATCGCGCACTATCTCAAAACGACGAAACCGCGCTCGAAGATTCTCGCCCTCGACGCCAAGGACGCGTTCTCCAAGCAGGGGCTGTTCCAGGACGGCTGGCAGAGCCAATACGGCGCTATGATCGAGTGGGTGCCGCTCGGCAAAGATGGTAAAGTCGTGCGCGTCGATCCGGCAGCGCTCACGCTGACGTCCGAGTTCGGCGAAGTGCACAAAGCCTCGGTCGCCAACGTGATCCCGCCGCAATCGGCGGGCCGCATTGCGGTCGCAAGCGGCCTTGCAGCGACCGAGGGTGCGCTTGCCGGCTGGTGCCCGGTCGATCCGTTCACGTTCGAATCGACGCGCGCCAAAGACATCCACGTGATCGGCGACGCGGCGATCGCGGGGGCTATGCCAAAATCGGGTTTCGCAGCCTCGAGCCAGGCAAAGTTCGTCGCACAAGCCATCGGCGCGCAGGTGAACGGCCGCCCGGTGCCGACGGCCGTGTTCGCGAATACGTGCTACTCGCTGATCACGCCCGATTATGGCATCTCGGTCGCAGACGTGTATCGCCCGACCGCCCAAGGCATTGTAGCCGTCCAAGGTGCGGGCGGCGTGAGCCCGCGCACGCCGGCAGACGCAGCCAATTTCCGCGCTCAGGAAGCGCACTATGCGGAAGGCTGGTACGCCTCGACGACGAAGGAAACCTGGGGCAGCTGACAGCGCCCCCGATCCCGAAAAGCATGCAGCCATAGGCCGAGCATCTTTGGACTTGGCGCAAGCCTTCCCGCCTGCTTGGATGGTGTCCAAACAGGCGGGGAGAAACGGCCATGAACAAGATCGATCTCGGCGGCAAGCGGGCCGTCGTCACGGGCGGTGCGCGCGGCATCGGACTCGCCATCGCCGAGCGGTTTCTGGCTTCGGGTGCCGACGTCGCTCTCTGGGACCGCGATCCGGCCGCCATCGACGCGGCCGCCAAGCGCCTTGCCGCCGGCAAACGCGTGACGGGGGTGGCGGTCGATGTCGCCGACGAAGCCACCATCGCTGCCGCAATCGCCGCCACGGTGGGCGCACTGGGCGGCATCGACATCCTCGTCAACAATGCCGGCATCACCGGCCCCAACGCGCCGACTTGGGAATATCCGGTTGCGGACTGGAAGCGCGTGATCGACGTCGATCTCACGGGACCGTTTTTGTGCAGCCGTGCGGCCATCCCCGTCATGCTCGAAGGCGGCTGGGGGCGCATCGTCAACATCGCCTCGGTCGCGGGCAAAGAGGGCAATCCGAACGCGCCCGCCTATTCGGCCGCCAAGGCCGGCCTCATCGCGCTCACGAAGTCGATGGGCAAGGAGCTTGCGAAGTCGAACGTGCTCGTGAACTGCATCACGCCGGCCGTGGCCGACACCGACATCCTCAAGCAGATGAGCGAAGCGCACGTCGCCTACATGCTCGGCAAAATCCCGATGGGGCGCTTCGTTCAGATCGGCGAGATCGCGGCGATGGCGGCTTGGCTCGCCTCGCCCGAATGCTCCTTCACCACCGGCGGCGTGTTCGACATCACCGGCGGGCGCAGCACCTATTGAGACTTGAGCTTGGCGGCGAGAAATTCGAGCACGTCCGGAAAGGCGGCCGCCCACGTGCCCCAATCGTGGTCGCCTTCGGTGACGGCACTCGTCACCGCAAGTCCGGCGGCCTTGAGGCGCAATTCGATCACGTCCTGCTCTTCAGCAAGGCGAAACCGGTCGCCGCGGCTTGCGGTCAGATAGAGTGCCGGGCGCGGCGCATCGGCCGCAAGACGGCGAGCAGTCTGCTCGGGATCGCGCGCGACGAAAAATTTGGGATCGAAGGGTTCGCCGAAAGCACCCGAGAACACGCGCGCGAGGCGCGCTGACATCGTTTCGTCGATCGTGGTGTCGGGCTTGATGCGGGTCCAGAACGCCCCGCTCATCGAGGCGGCGGCAATGTAGCGCTCGGGATAGGCAAGGGCGATGCGCACCGCGCCGAAACCGCCCATCGAATTACCGGCGATGGCACGGCCCTCGCGATCGCGGCGCACGTCGAAATTCCGTTCCACGTCGGCCGCAAGATCGCGCACGATCGCCGTTTCGGCCGCCATTGCGGGTCCGTCCACGTACCAGCCATTGCCGGTATCGGGCAGCACGATCATCAGGGGCGGAATGCGCCGCTCGGCCACGAGCCGGTCGAGCGTTTCGGCGACTTGGCCCAGCCGCAGCCATTCGGCGGCCGAACTGTCGCGCCCGTGCAAAAGATAGACGACCGGAAGCGTTCCTTGGGCCTTGTCGGGCCGCACGATCGAATAGTTCGCCTGCCGCCCGAGCGCCGCACTGTTGTAGTGCCGATCGACCGCGACCTCGCTTGCGCTCGCGGCGTGTGCAAACGCAAACAAAACGGCCAGCGCAAAAGCGCTAATCTTCGAACGGCAAGCCAACATAGTTCTCCGCCAAACTCGCCAGTGCGGCACGCGAAGATACCAGATATTCGAGATCCGCAAACTGCCGACGCTCGTCGAACGGCGTTTCGTCGCCGAATTTGTGCAGGAGCGACGTCATCCACCACGAAAAACGCTGCGCCTTCCAAATGCGGCGCAGCGCCGTGGTCGAATAGGCGTCGAGCTTCGTGCCGTCGCCGCGTTTGATCTGGGCTTCGAGGGCGCGGGCGAGCAGCCGCACGTCGCCGATCGCGAGGTTCATGCCCTTGGCACCCGTCGGCGGCACGATGTGCGCGGCATCGCCCGCCAGAAACAGCCGCCCGCTCTGCATCGGCTCGGTCACGAAGCTGCGCATCGCCGTGATGCCCTTCTGCAGCATCGGTCCCTCGGTCGCAAGCCCGCCCAGGCGGCGCTTGAGCTCGGCCCAGATGCGCGCGTCGGGCCAGTTGGCGATGGCGTCGTCCGGCTCGCACTGAAGATAGAGGCGGCTGATTTCGGGCGAGCGCATCGAGAGCAGCGCAAACCCGTCGGCATGGCGGGCATAGACGAGCTCTTCGCACGCCGGTGGCGCCTTGGCGAGAATGCCGAGCCAGCCGAACGGATATTGACGGTCAAAAAAACGCAACTCGCCTGCAGGCACCGTCGGGCGCGCAATGCCGTGGAACCCGTCGCAGCCAGCAACAAAATCGCACACGAGTTTTTTGCTCTGCCCCTGCTCGACGAAATGCAGTTCGGGTGCAGTAGCCTTGAAATCGTGGATGGCGACATCCTTGACGTCGAAGCGCACATCGCCGCCCGCCGCAAGGCGCGCCGCAATCAGATCCTTCACAACCTCATGCTGGCCGTAGACAGTGACGGCCTTGCCGTCGGTAAGATCGGCCAAATCGATGCGATGGTTCACCCCGTGGAAATGCAGATTGACGCCCGTATGGCGCAGACCCTCGCGGCGCAGGCGCGCGCCCACACCCGCATCTTCGAGCAAGGCGGCAGCCCCGTGTTCGATGACGCCCGCACGGATGCGCTCTTCGACATAGCTGCGCGTGCGGTCTTCGAGCACGACCGACTCGATCCCTGAAAGATGCAGCAGATGCGACAGCAGAAGCCCCGAGGGCCCCGCCCCCACGATGCCGACCTGCGTGCGCAACGTCGCGGTCATTCGAGATCGCCTAATTCTTCGCGCACGGCCGCGAATGCGCCGTTGACCGCCGGCACGCCCGCATAGACAGAAGCATGCATCAAGAGTGCGCGCAACTCGGCGGGTGTGACGCCGTTCTTGAGGGCCGGGCGCAGATGAAGCTTGAATTCGGCCTCGCGGCCGAGTGCGATCATCATCGCAAGCGTGACGAGCGAGCGCGTTTTCAACGGCAGCGTCGCATCGCCCCACATCTCGCCCCACGCGATACGCGTGATGAAATCCTGCCACGGCTGACCGAAGGATCCAGCCTTGTCGAGCGAGCGCTGCACGTGGTCGACGCCGAGCACGGCTTTGCGGTTGGCAAGGCCGGCGGCGAAGGCCGCATCGGCGTGCACCTGCGACGGCGGCAGAAAATCGAGCAGCAAGGCGGCGGTCGCGTCGGCACGTTCGATCGCAAACAGATGGGCGGCATCAGCGACGGCCGCAAAATTGGCACCCGCAATCCCACCGGCAAGGGTCTGGCCCATCTCGACGGTGGTGACGGGATCGAGCGTTGCCGCCACTACCAAGGTCGGTGCTTTGATGCGGGCCAATTGCGCGCCGAGATCGGCGTGTGCGATCGCCTCGCACGCGGCCGCATAGCCGTGCGCGTCGATGGCAAGGATACGATTGCGGTTGAGGACGACCATCGCCGGGTCGGCGGCAGGGCTGAACCAGCGCTGAAGCACGGCATCGACGATGGCGCCGAGCCCTTTCTCGCGCACGATCTTGGCGCGCGCAAGCCACGCGTCGGCTGGCGGCAACGCCGAGGCGGTGGCAAGGAGTGCAAGATGGCCGGTGCGCGCGGGAAAGCGGCTCGCAAAATCCTGCGCGACGATGCCGCCCATCGACAGACCGACGATATGCGCCTGTCCGATATCGAGCCGGTCCAGAAGCTGAACAAGATCGTCGGTATAGTCGCGCAAAGCGGCAGGGCCCGCTTGGTGCGCCGAGCGCCCGTGGCCGCGCGCATCGTAGCGCAGGCAGCGATAATGGGGGGCGAGGGCGCGCACCACGCCGTCCCACATCTCGACGGTCGCTCCAAGCGAGTTCGAAAACGCGACGACCGGGGCCGTGTGCGGGCCCGTGATATCGTAGAAGATCTTCTGACCGTTCAGTTCCGCAATCGGCATGTTTGCCACTATGCGCGGGCGACGAGGCGCGCTGCAAGCGCATCCGCACGTGCCGCCACCGGCTCGACCCAAGCGGCGGCGGCCGTCACAGCCGCAGCAGGGTCGAACGCAACGCCAAGCGCTTTCGCGTCGAGGCCCGTGTCGGCCCCGGCAAGCACCGAATGCAGATCGCGCCCGCTGTCGCGCACCGTATCGGCGGCACGTTCGACCAGCGCATGCGCCGCAGCGCGGCCGAGCTTGGGGGCGAGCAGCGAAGCCGCAGCATCCGCAAACACAAGGCCGCGCGTGGCGCCGAGATTGCGCAGCATCGCCGCTGCATCGACATGCAGCCCTTCGGCCAGAAAACGTGCATGTGCGACCGCACCACCCGCACAGCCGAACAGCGACGCGACTGCATGCCATTCGGCGTGCCACGCCCCAGCCGGGCGCTCGTGGGCCGCAACGAGACTGCCGCTCAAACCTGCCGCAAGCCCGCCTGCCGCTTGCGCGTTGGCGAGGATCGCCGTAGCCGCGATCGGATTGCGCTTGTGCGGCATGGCGGTGGAACCGCCGCGCCCTTCGACATGCGGCTCGCTCACCTCGCCGATTTCGGTCGAAGACAGCGCCACGATATCGCCCGCCATCTTGGCAAGCGTGCCGGCAAGTGTCGCAAGCCATTGCCCGGCCGCGACGATGCCCGCACGGCGCGTGTGCCAAGCGATGGGCGGCGCACCAAGACCGAGCTCGCGCGCATAGTCGGCCAGCACGGCGGGGCCTTTCACGCCAAGCGAGGCGAGCGTGCCGACCGGTCCGCCCAGTTGCGCCAGGCACGCAGCGTCGCGCCTTGCCGCGAGCGCGCTTGCCGCATCGGCGATGCCGGCAAGCCACACGGCCGCCTTGAAGCCGAACGAAACGGGTGCGGCGTGTTGGCCGTAGCTGCGCGCAATACACGGCGTGTGCGCGTGGCGCCGCGCGAGGCTTGCAAGGGCGCGCAGCATGTCGGCAAGGTCGGCCGCCAAGAGATCGAACGCGACGGCCATCTGCAGCGCCAGTGCGGTGTCGAGAATGTCCTGCGACGTCGCCCCTTTGTGCAGATCGGCGCCGAATTCGGCCGGCAGCAGCTTCTGCAGCGCCTTCACGAACGCGATCGTCGGCACGCCGGCAAGCACCGTTCCGGCCGCCAGCGCCTGCTTGTCGAACGAAGCGGGCGAGACGGCCTCGATCGAGTCGGCAAGGCCTGCAGGTGCGAGGCCCGCGCGCGCCTGAACGCGTGCGAGTGCTGCCTCGCTGCGCAGCATTGCGGCGATCAACGCCTCGTCGGCGAACACCGCCGCCAAGCCGGGAGGGGCGAACAAAGGGCCAAAGATTTCGGAATCGAGAGGCGAAAAACTCATCGTATTTTCGATTCTAACCGGTTCTGGGCGCCGCGCAATCGTTGCCCGCAAAGCATCGGCGTGCGATGCTCGTTTCCAACGACAAAAGAGGGGGAACACGCATGCGAATTCGCCAGCTGCGGGCATTCATGACGCGCGACAAAGACCGTCCGCGCGTGCTCGTCGCCATCGACACCGACGAGGGAATTACGGGCTGGGGCGAGTGCTACAATCACGGGCCCGACCGCGCCCTGATCCCGCTGCTCGACTATCTGGCGATCTTTCTGGCGGGCCAGGATCCGCGCCGCATCGAATATCTGATCCTTTATCTGCTGCAGCAGAGCCGCTTCCCGCCCGGCGCTTTGGGCCTCGCCGCGATCTCGGCGATCGACCATTGCCTGTGGGACATTTCGGCAAAAGCGCTCGGCGTGCCTGTCTATCGGCTGCTCGGCGGCGAGGTACGCAACCGCGTCCAGGTTTATGCCGGCGTCTACACCGCCCCCGATCCGCTGATCGCGCGCGATACGTTCGACGCGCTTTCGGGCGAGTGGGGCATCACGGCTTTCAAACTCAGCCCCTATCGCGGCGACCTCCATCGCCGGCGCTGGGGTGACGTGGTCCGCGAGAGCGCCGCCTATTTCGCGGCCCTGCGCGAAACCGTGCGCGCCGACTACGAAATCGCGTTCGACGCGCACGCCAAACTCTTCGAGCCCGTGCAGGCCATGCAGCTCGGCAACGCGCTTGCCCCTTACGATCCGCTGTTCTTCGAAGAGCCGATCCGGCCCGAAAACTTCGAAGCCTGGGGAGCGCTCAAAGCGCGGCTCGACTGCCCGCTTGCGACCGGCGAATGCCTCTATAGCCGCTTCGAATTCCTGCGCTTGCTGCAGGTGCGCGGTGCAGACATCATCCAGCCCGACATTTGCGTGGTTGGCGGCCTGCTCGAAATGCGCAAGATCGCCGCAATCGCCGAAGCGCACTACGTGACCGTGGCGCCGCACAACCCGATGGGTCCACTTGCCACGGCCGTGAACGTGCATTTCAGCGCTGCCCAGCCCAACTTCAAGATCCTCGAATATCGCCTGCCGCACGGTGCCAATTACGACGACAAAAACCCCGACCAGCTCGGCGCACCCTACGTGCGCGATCCGTATTTGCCCAAGGACGGGCATCTCGAATTGCGGCCCGACCGGCCGGGCTGGGGTGTCGAGATCGACGAAGAGGTGCTGAAGCGCGACGGCTACATACACTGGCAGCGCAAAGTCCCGACCAAGCCCGACGGCAGCAGCGGCTACGTATAGGCTAGCGGCCCTTGGCTTTGCGCCATGCCTCGAAATCGATTTTCGATTTTTCGTCGGTCGGCGGATAGAGGCCCGCGATCGAGCGACCCTCCTGCACTTTCTCGACGACGAAGTCCTCGAACGCCGTCATCTCGACGGCTTCGGTCGCGACTTCATCGGCAATCTCCGCCGGGATCACAACCACGCCCTCGCGGTCGCCGACCAGGACGTCACCGGGCCAAACCGGCACGTCGCCGCAGCCGATCGGAACGTTGCTTTCGACCGCCTGGTGGAGCGTGAGATTGGCGGGTGCCGACGGGCGATGGTGGTAGGCCGGAAACGGCAGAGCCGCAATCTCGGGCGAATCGCGAAAGCCGCCGTCGGTCACGATGCCCGCTACGCCGCGCACCATAAGGCGCGTGACGAGGATGCCGCCGGCGGACGCAGCGCGCGCATCCTTGCGGCTGTCCATCACCAACACGGCCCCCTTCGGGCATTCTTCGATCGCAACGCGCTGCGGATGCTTGCGGTCGAGAAACACCGTGATCGGGTTTAGATCTTCGCGCGCCGGGATGTAGCGCAGCGTATAGGCCTCGCCGACCATGTTCGGCAGGTTCCCGTTCAAGGGCCGCACGTCCTGGATGAACTGGTTGCGCAAGCCCCGCTTGAACAACGCCGTGCACAAGGTGGCGACGCTGACCTGCATCAGCTTTGCCCGCGTCGCATCCGATAGTTTCGGCGCCATCGCTCAGCCCTTCGGGAAATAGACGCCGCGCTTGAGGCGCGTCTGCACATAGACCTGCTCGTCGTACGTACCCTCGGCATAGGCGCCGCTTTTGGCGGCACCCGGGATCGAGACGTTGCATTCGCTCGGGTGCTGCTTGACGAAAGCCTCGTCGATGTCGACGCCGAGCCCGGGCCCGTCAGGCACTTTGAGGAAGCCGTTTTCCTGCAGGGGATGCGGCACTACGGTCTGCGCGCGCCCCACCCAATCGTCTTCGATGCGTTCGAGGATGAGGCCGTTCGGGATCGCCGCCAGCACATGCAGGGCAGCGTATTCGGCGACGGGCCCGAGCGAGCCCGAATGCGGCGCCATCATGATGTGGTGCGCTTCGGCCTGGGCCGCGATCTTCTTCATCTGCGTAATGCCGCCCGCACGGCCCGTGTCGGGCTGCACGATATCGACAAGATCTTTTTCGATGAGTTCGCGCAAGCCGTAGACCGTTGCCATGCGCTCGCCCGCTGCGAGCGTCACGTTTGCCGAATCGCGGATGCGCCGGAAGCCGTCGAGATTTTCGGGTGCGATCGGATCTTCGACGAACATCAGTCGATAGGGCTCGAGGGCGCGTGCCACTTGCGCTGCGTCGGCTGGCGTCAGCCACGGCGGCCCGTGCAGATCGATCATCAGATCCATCTCGTCGCCGATCGCGTCGCGCAGCATCGCCACTTTGCGCACGGGATCCGAGACGCCGCCGCACTTGATCGCCGTGATGCCGCGCTTCTTGAGCGACAGCGCGACCTCGGCCGTGTTGGCATGCGCGTAGATGCGAATGCGGTCGCGGATTTTGCCGCCGAGCAAATTCCAGACCGGCGTATTGAGCGCCTTGCCCTTGATGTCCCACAGCGCCATGTCGATGCCGGTCATCGCCCCGCCGCCGACCGTGCCGACCATGCCGTGGCCCATGATGGCGCACATCATCTTCTGCCACAGCCGCTCGATATGCATGGGGTCTTCGCCGATCAGGATCGATTTGAGATCCTGCACGGCCGTCTGGATCACGCGCGGCCAGCCGCTGCATTCGCCGATGC harbors:
- a CDS encoding mandelate racemase/muconate lactonizing enzyme family protein; the encoded protein is MRIVDIETFLMQVDAPNLRGWASDGSFGTKATRQGLTGTRNWLFVKVHTDEGIVGIGECSGWPRVIQTAVQDLKSILIGEDPMHIERLWQKMMCAIMGHGMVGTVGGGAMTGIDMALWDIKGKALNTPVWNLLGGKIRDRIRIYAHANTAEVALSLKKRGITAIKCGGVSDPVRKVAMLRDAIGDEMDLMIDLHGPPWLTPADAAQVARALEPYRLMFVEDPIAPENLDGFRRIRDSANVTLAAGERMATVYGLRELIEKDLVDIVQPDTGRAGGITQMKKIAAQAEAHHIMMAPHSGSLGPVAEYAALHVLAAIPNGLILERIEDDWVGRAQTVVPHPLQENGFLKVPDGPGLGVDIDEAFVKQHPSECNVSIPGAAKSGAYAEGTYDEQVYVQTRLKRGVYFPKG